A genomic window from Desulfovibrio sp. X2 includes:
- a CDS encoding PEP/pyruvate-binding domain-containing protein, whose translation MTGLFGRIAAWLREKREARARGALDALKARYHTFRVLLANNERALSLICALDAELRGGDFHGSACGGSEESTAAKIEDLIGVTYELSEGLNLLTYDAHGGLFTVHARLAADIRELTSHLDELREETPLSLPLSAPEAASERLAGGKAASLARLARAGLPVPQGFVMTTEAGRLFLRESGLDMAVRRRLREAQSGRKSLEQAMAALEEDIMAAPLPPAVAKALHEGFAACVDERTPGAGISARSSARVEDRPGQSFAGQFLSILNVTSPAALEEAYRRVLAGNFAPRAVSYRLQAGLPAQDAGMAVLCQRMVPARTAGVLYTLDPSAPPSKDAAADGHMLLSAAPGLGTQVVDGSGAVDTYRPPRGQGVAGPSVIGAKGMRVVAANGGGLREEDVAGEERDAPLLDQDAIERLAALGRFIESLAGTPQDIEWAMDGEGVIHVLQSRAVPLPQAGRRMAEELSGHVLHQGGVTAAPGRAVGRARVLHSAQDIAAAEQEGNGAKAAPLVLVMRQSLVDAARLLPRAAAVVVEFGNPTDHLSCVAREAGVPMLTGATGAEAAVADGAWVVVDADRGEVLAVPPEALPGLAELAPRRPAPAAPELGHAPSPELARLRDLVEPLHLTDAYGPTFSIRECASLHDIVRYCHEKAVLAMFEAGDETLEEASSLVRRLDEDVPLHFLLIDLGGGLAPGHGKLRVRMRDVLCAPLLALCEGMDTPGLRWRVPPPTGSVSGLFVKGLTDKRGPRPLGEFNYAMISRDYLNLNARVEFHFAMIDTVCGRNPRENYVRFRFKGGGGEMAQRERRARSVAFVLEAYDFLADFEGDLVTGSLHDVPAETIRERLIMLGRLLGFTRLLDAAMTGDDMPGRLAQAFLDGDYGLRCLEEGTCRAPIGDGGEKPAKETETPRAQA comes from the coding sequence ATGACCGGACTCTTCGGCCGCATCGCGGCCTGGCTGCGCGAGAAGCGCGAGGCGCGCGCACGCGGGGCGCTCGATGCCCTGAAGGCCCGCTACCACACCTTCCGCGTGCTCCTGGCCAACAACGAGCGCGCCCTTTCCCTCATCTGCGCCCTGGACGCGGAGCTGCGCGGCGGCGACTTCCACGGCTCCGCCTGCGGCGGATCGGAGGAGAGCACCGCGGCCAAGATCGAGGACCTCATCGGCGTGACCTACGAGCTGTCCGAGGGGCTGAACCTTCTGACCTACGACGCGCACGGCGGGCTCTTCACGGTGCACGCGCGGCTGGCCGCGGACATCCGCGAGCTGACCTCGCACCTGGACGAGCTGCGCGAGGAGACGCCGCTCTCCCTGCCGCTCTCGGCCCCGGAGGCCGCCTCCGAGCGCCTGGCCGGGGGCAAGGCGGCCTCCCTGGCGCGGCTTGCGCGCGCGGGCCTTCCCGTGCCGCAGGGCTTCGTCATGACCACGGAGGCGGGCCGCCTCTTCCTGCGCGAGTCGGGCCTGGACATGGCCGTGCGCCGCCGCCTGCGCGAGGCCCAGTCCGGCCGCAAGAGCCTCGAGCAGGCCATGGCCGCGCTCGAGGAAGACATCATGGCCGCGCCCCTGCCGCCCGCCGTGGCCAAGGCCCTGCACGAGGGCTTCGCGGCCTGCGTGGACGAAAGGACGCCCGGCGCGGGCATCTCCGCGCGCAGCAGCGCCCGGGTGGAGGACAGGCCGGGCCAGTCCTTCGCCGGACAGTTTCTGAGCATCCTGAACGTGACCTCGCCCGCGGCCCTGGAAGAGGCCTACCGCCGCGTGCTGGCCGGAAACTTCGCGCCGCGCGCCGTGAGCTACCGCCTGCAGGCCGGGCTGCCCGCGCAGGACGCGGGCATGGCCGTGCTCTGCCAGCGCATGGTCCCGGCCCGGACCGCGGGCGTGCTCTACACCCTGGACCCGTCCGCCCCGCCGTCCAAGGACGCGGCCGCGGACGGCCACATGCTGCTGAGCGCCGCGCCGGGCCTGGGCACCCAGGTGGTGGACGGCTCGGGCGCGGTGGACACCTACCGCCCGCCGCGCGGCCAGGGTGTCGCCGGACCGAGCGTGATCGGAGCCAAGGGCATGCGCGTGGTGGCCGCAAACGGCGGCGGTCTGCGCGAGGAGGACGTGGCCGGGGAGGAACGCGACGCGCCCCTCCTCGACCAGGACGCCATCGAGCGGCTGGCCGCGCTCGGCCGCTTCATCGAGAGCCTGGCCGGGACGCCGCAGGACATCGAGTGGGCCATGGACGGCGAGGGCGTGATCCACGTCCTGCAGTCGCGCGCCGTGCCCCTGCCCCAGGCCGGGCGACGCATGGCCGAGGAGCTTTCCGGGCACGTGCTGCACCAGGGCGGCGTGACCGCCGCGCCGGGCCGGGCCGTGGGCCGCGCGCGCGTGCTGCACTCCGCGCAGGACATCGCCGCGGCCGAGCAGGAAGGAAACGGCGCCAAGGCCGCGCCCCTGGTGCTGGTCATGCGCCAGAGCCTGGTGGACGCGGCACGCCTGCTGCCGCGCGCGGCCGCGGTGGTGGTCGAGTTCGGCAACCCCACGGACCACCTCTCCTGCGTTGCGCGCGAGGCGGGCGTGCCCATGCTCACGGGCGCCACGGGCGCCGAGGCCGCGGTGGCGGACGGCGCCTGGGTGGTGGTGGACGCGGACAGGGGCGAGGTTTTGGCCGTGCCGCCCGAGGCCCTGCCGGGCCTGGCAGAGCTTGCGCCAAGGCGCCCCGCCCCGGCCGCGCCCGAGCTTGGCCACGCGCCCTCGCCCGAGCTCGCCAGGCTGCGCGACCTCGTGGAGCCGCTGCACCTGACCGACGCCTACGGACCGACCTTCAGCATCCGCGAGTGCGCCTCGCTGCACGACATCGTGCGCTACTGCCACGAGAAGGCGGTGCTGGCCATGTTCGAGGCGGGCGACGAGACGCTGGAGGAGGCCTCCTCCCTGGTGCGCAGGCTGGACGAGGACGTGCCGCTGCATTTCCTGCTCATAGACCTCGGCGGCGGGCTTGCGCCGGGCCACGGCAAGCTGCGCGTGCGCATGCGCGACGTGCTCTGCGCGCCGCTCCTGGCGCTGTGCGAGGGCATGGACACGCCGGGGCTGCGCTGGCGCGTGCCGCCGCCCACGGGCTCGGTCTCCGGCCTCTTCGTCAAGGGGCTGACCGACAAGCGCGGCCCGCGTCCCCTGGGCGAGTTCAACTACGCCATGATCTCGCGGGACTACCTGAACCTCAACGCACGGGTGGAGTTCCACTTCGCGATGATCGACACGGTCTGCGGCCGCAACCCGCGCGAGAACTACGTGCGCTTCCGCTTCAAGGGCGGCGGCGGGGAGATGGCGCAGCGCGAGCGCCGCGCGCGCTCTGTGGCCTTCGTGCTCGAGGCCTACGACTTCCTGGCCGACTTCGAGGGCGATCTGGTCACCGGGTCGCTGCACGACGTGCCCGCCGAAACCATCCGCGAGCGGCTGATCATGCTCGGCCGCCTGCTCGGCTTCACCCGCCTGCTGGACGCGGCCATGACCGGGGACGACATGCCCGGCCGCCTGGCCCAGGCGTTCCTGGACGGCGACTACGGGCTGCGCTGCCTGGAGGAAGGCACCTGCCGGGCGCCCATAGGCGACGGCGGGGAGAAGCCCGCCAAGGAAACGGAGACGCCGCGCGCTCAGGCGTGA
- a CDS encoding PEP-utilizing enzyme, producing the protein MRSTSRPSSGRTPGQPGTPSGSPGAPHGAEALRALFAKFRRILELNNRVLEMMAEMERALGGEYIFDSAFLRSAVAEMSGHVHQVAYCLNVLSGNRHVALYDRYEAIRNILDDLLEGGPGPGLAGGRQLVLPGAEVRWEVEPLVGQAAAALAETARAGEIGLLDCFFVSAAGIAAWREAGGSPDELPPALAEAVREELANLFRRLGGPRRLVLEALPHAAAEATPRAQARGAGPDADEVLRAVAALLAEADAVSKKVAAAGGDENEAAAASPACVRLREDLAARAAGSILAMPREAELPGTMLVTARCEAMGPGEDRYFLRRVPPHELVRSEQAAAADLGGKNGGPACAPGKDAALAPGARGLRRGSAILAPGALTGLASAARTLENALGGPPALTWAMDQGGRLLALDVSVCTPPPESVRVAGLDRILAGAERILSGGATVQSGVAAGRVVHVDEHTDPSALPPGAVLVARAAAPSLSPLLRRAAAVVTEMGSATGHLATIARECRLPAVFGLQDARARLPEDTEVTVDAGAGVVYRGVIEPLLDFQASAPEFGPTDPEYLTLRRLLRFIRPLSISHPSDEGFAAANCRTFHDIIHFCHEQAMEELLELSARHPDLEQAATRPLELPVPLDLFVLDLGGGVAPEAGQRLGPEDLTSRPLRALLRGLASPSAWDNAPMALHLGDVFAGLGRSTAALDAPGQGYSGRNLAVAARTYCNVSLRMGYHFNVIDSWLGDTPGQNYVYYRFVGGFADEARRGRRAELVRRALSRLGFRVEVRGDLVTARLRMGEREEIELTLSRLGELTGFTRQLDLAMGSEEDVAALEARFAEIGADNGNGNGTDSGVGPKTGDEEQSTPTPDGGGDA; encoded by the coding sequence ATGCGCAGCACTTCCCGCCCGTCCTCCGGCCGCACTCCCGGCCAGCCCGGAACCCCCTCCGGCAGCCCAGGGGCGCCACACGGCGCCGAGGCGCTGCGCGCGCTCTTCGCCAAGTTCCGGCGCATCCTCGAACTCAACAACCGCGTCCTCGAGATGATGGCCGAGATGGAGCGGGCGCTCGGCGGCGAGTACATCTTCGACTCCGCCTTCCTGCGCTCGGCCGTGGCCGAGATGTCCGGACACGTGCACCAGGTGGCCTACTGCCTGAACGTGCTCTCGGGCAACCGCCACGTGGCCCTCTACGACCGCTACGAGGCCATCCGCAACATCCTGGACGACCTGCTCGAAGGCGGCCCCGGCCCGGGGCTTGCGGGCGGCAGGCAGCTCGTCCTGCCCGGCGCCGAGGTGCGCTGGGAGGTGGAGCCCCTGGTGGGACAGGCCGCCGCGGCCCTGGCCGAGACGGCGCGGGCCGGGGAGATCGGGCTTTTGGACTGCTTCTTCGTCAGCGCCGCGGGCATCGCCGCCTGGCGGGAAGCGGGCGGATCGCCCGACGAATTGCCGCCCGCCCTGGCCGAGGCCGTGCGCGAGGAGCTTGCGAACCTCTTCCGCCGCCTGGGCGGGCCGCGCCGCCTGGTGCTGGAGGCCCTGCCCCACGCGGCCGCCGAGGCCACGCCACGCGCGCAGGCGCGCGGGGCCGGGCCGGACGCGGACGAGGTGCTGCGCGCCGTGGCCGCCCTGCTCGCCGAGGCCGATGCCGTGTCGAAAAAGGTTGCGGCCGCGGGCGGAGACGAGAACGAAGCCGCGGCCGCGAGCCCGGCCTGCGTGCGCCTGCGCGAGGACCTCGCGGCCAGGGCCGCGGGCAGCATCCTGGCCATGCCCCGCGAGGCCGAGCTGCCCGGCACCATGCTCGTCACGGCGCGGTGCGAGGCCATGGGTCCCGGCGAGGACCGCTATTTCCTGCGCCGCGTGCCGCCGCACGAGCTGGTGCGCTCGGAGCAGGCCGCTGCGGCGGACCTCGGCGGCAAGAACGGCGGCCCGGCCTGCGCGCCGGGCAAGGACGCCGCCCTTGCCCCGGGAGCGCGCGGGCTCAGACGCGGCTCGGCCATTCTCGCGCCCGGCGCGCTGACCGGCCTGGCCTCGGCCGCCCGGACGCTGGAGAACGCCCTGGGCGGACCTCCGGCGCTCACCTGGGCCATGGACCAAGGAGGCCGCCTGCTGGCCCTGGACGTGTCCGTGTGCACGCCCCCGCCCGAGAGCGTTCGCGTCGCCGGGCTGGACCGCATCCTGGCCGGAGCGGAACGAATCCTTTCCGGCGGGGCCACGGTGCAGTCCGGCGTGGCCGCGGGCCGCGTGGTCCACGTGGACGAGCACACCGATCCTTCCGCCCTGCCCCCGGGCGCGGTGCTCGTGGCCCGGGCCGCGGCGCCGTCGCTGAGCCCGCTCCTGCGCCGGGCCGCGGCCGTGGTCACGGAGATGGGCTCGGCCACCGGCCACCTGGCGACCATCGCGCGCGAATGCCGCCTGCCCGCCGTCTTCGGCCTGCAGGACGCGCGCGCCCGGCTGCCCGAGGACACGGAGGTGACCGTGGACGCCGGGGCGGGCGTGGTCTACCGGGGCGTCATCGAGCCGTTGCTCGATTTCCAGGCCTCGGCCCCGGAGTTCGGCCCCACGGACCCGGAATACCTGACGCTCAGGCGCCTTCTGCGCTTCATCCGGCCGCTCTCCATAAGCCATCCCTCGGACGAGGGGTTCGCGGCCGCCAACTGCCGGACGTTTCACGACATCATCCATTTCTGCCACGAGCAGGCCATGGAGGAACTGCTGGAGCTCTCGGCCCGCCACCCGGACCTGGAGCAGGCCGCGACCCGGCCCCTCGAGCTGCCCGTGCCGCTGGACCTCTTCGTCCTGGACCTGGGCGGCGGCGTGGCGCCGGAGGCCGGGCAGCGCCTCGGCCCCGAGGACCTGACCTCCCGCCCGCTGCGCGCCCTGCTGCGCGGCCTCGCCAGCCCCTCGGCCTGGGACAACGCGCCCATGGCGCTGCACCTGGGCGACGTCTTCGCCGGGCTCGGCCGCAGCACGGCCGCCCTGGACGCGCCGGGCCAGGGCTATTCCGGCCGCAATCTGGCCGTGGCCGCGCGCACCTACTGCAACGTCAGCCTGCGCATGGGCTACCATTTCAACGTCATCGACAGCTGGCTCGGCGACACGCCCGGCCAGAACTACGTCTACTACCGCTTCGTGGGCGGCTTCGCGGACGAGGCCCGGCGCGGGCGCCGCGCCGAGCTCGTGCGCCGCGCCCTCTCGCGCCTGGGCTTCCGCGTCGAGGTGCGCGGCGACCTGGTCACGGCCAGACTGCGCATGGGCGAGCGCGAGGAGATCGAGCTGACGCTCTCGCGCCTGGGCGAGCTGACCGGCTTCACCCGACAGCTCGACCTGGCCATGGGCTCCGAGGAGGACGTGGCCGCGCTCGAGGCGCGTTTCGCCGAGATCGGGGCCGACAATGGGAACGGCAACGGGACCGACAGCGGGGTCGGGCCGAAAACCGGAGATGAAGAACAGAGCACACCAACCCCGGACGGGGGAGGCGACGCATGA